A genomic region of bacterium contains the following coding sequences:
- a CDS encoding TonB-dependent receptor, producing MRSRIPFTLVLLFAAGKLLADPLEVQRFGRITGHVHDAVTKEALIGANVQVVGTTLGAVSAADGTFTIERVPEGMIALQVSMIGYKPVIQPDLMVTPIKPLEVNIGLNQTVLAGASVTIKPSYFESVSDKPLSVQTQSYAEIRRLPGGYEDVVRAISILPGVAQAQNGRNDLIVRGGAPSENLYVIDGVEVPNINHYGTQGATGGPLSFVNLDYVENTTFSTGGFGVRYGDRLSSVTNIEMRKGREDRWGGKGTISASQFGLNLEGPISEKGSLVFSARRSYLDFIFKAAGFAFVPEYWDFLVKGDYKLGPHDQLSLTALSAIDNVKLFNDTAEKRYDNSRVVKTDQYEAVAGLTWRHLFTSGYTTLSLSNNRFRYDLLQSDTTQKSIFKNNSLERETLLTANLVLKPARRTEVTLGGQARAVLFESAIAVPPFTSPFGQLFSIDATLDTTAVKGSTWLQLVQKSGPFSLTVGGRYDYFNLINQGSAFSPRASLEYAWGPLTRLSLSAGRYHQAPAYIWLVANPLNRRLRQIRADQFILGVQHLLRDDLKLNLEGYYKKYSRYPASTLQPWLVMANTGAGYGGAEEGFASYGIDPLISEGTGWARGIELFAQKRLSQAPWYGLLSVSYNEAQFKGLDGIGRPGSFDQRWIANLGGGWIPNSRWEFSTRFRLATGRPYTPYNADYSRSGGLYNTVRIGVNHSLDLRVDRHWQTGGMGLITFIDIQNIYNRKFKDVPRWNAFKKELDETSSIGILPTIGISAEF from the coding sequence ATGCGAAGTCGGATTCCGTTCACACTCGTACTGCTTTTTGCCGCTGGTAAGCTACTGGCGGATCCTCTTGAGGTGCAGCGCTTCGGCCGGATCACCGGCCATGTCCATGATGCGGTCACAAAAGAGGCGCTCATCGGCGCCAATGTCCAGGTGGTCGGCACAACACTGGGGGCGGTCTCGGCCGCCGATGGCACTTTCACCATCGAGCGCGTGCCCGAGGGCATGATCGCTCTTCAAGTCTCCATGATCGGTTACAAACCGGTCATCCAGCCTGACCTGATGGTCACGCCCATCAAACCCCTCGAGGTCAATATTGGCCTCAATCAAACGGTCCTGGCTGGCGCCAGTGTCACGATCAAACCCAGCTATTTTGAATCGGTCAGCGACAAACCGCTGAGCGTCCAGACCCAATCTTATGCTGAAATCCGCCGTCTGCCCGGCGGCTATGAAGATGTGGTGCGCGCCATTTCCATCCTCCCGGGCGTAGCTCAGGCCCAGAATGGCCGCAATGACCTGATCGTGCGCGGCGGTGCCCCCTCCGAAAACCTCTATGTCATCGACGGCGTTGAGGTCCCCAACATCAACCATTACGGCACCCAGGGCGCCACCGGCGGTCCCCTGAGCTTTGTCAATCTCGATTACGTTGAAAACACTACCTTTTCGACGGGCGGCTTTGGTGTGCGTTACGGCGACCGTCTCTCGTCGGTGACCAATATCGAGATGCGCAAGGGTCGTGAGGACCGCTGGGGCGGCAAGGGCACCATCTCCGCCTCCCAGTTCGGTCTCAATCTCGAGGGCCCGATCTCGGAGAAGGGGAGTCTGGTCTTTTCCGCCCGGCGCAGCTATCTGGATTTTATTTTCAAGGCGGCCGGCTTCGCCTTTGTGCCGGAATACTGGGATTTCCTCGTCAAAGGCGATTACAAACTGGGGCCACATGACCAGCTCTCACTGACCGCCCTGTCCGCCATCGATAACGTCAAGCTCTTTAACGATACCGCCGAAAAGCGCTACGACAACTCCCGGGTTGTCAAGACCGACCAGTATGAGGCCGTCGCCGGTCTGACCTGGCGGCATCTCTTCACGTCGGGTTACACAACCCTCAGTCTCAGCAACAACCGGTTCCGCTATGATTTGCTGCAGTCCGACACCACGCAAAAGTCGATCTTCAAGAACAACTCGCTCGAACGCGAAACCTTGCTGACGGCTAATCTGGTCCTCAAACCGGCGCGGCGCACCGAGGTGACCCTGGGCGGACAGGCGCGTGCTGTGCTCTTCGAAAGCGCCATCGCCGTTCCGCCCTTCACCAGTCCCTTCGGCCAGCTCTTCAGCATCGATGCCACGCTGGATACGACAGCGGTCAAGGGATCGACCTGGCTGCAGCTGGTTCAGAAAAGCGGTCCCTTCAGCCTAACCGTCGGCGGCCGCTACGATTACTTCAACCTGATCAATCAGGGATCGGCGTTCTCGCCCCGCGCTTCCCTCGAATACGCATGGGGCCCGCTAACGCGACTGAGCCTGAGCGCCGGACGCTACCATCAGGCGCCCGCCTATATCTGGCTGGTCGCCAATCCGCTCAATCGCCGCCTCCGGCAGATCCGGGCGGACCAGTTCATCCTTGGCGTTCAGCATCTCCTGCGCGATGACCTCAAACTCAATCTCGAGGGCTATTACAAAAAGTACAGCCGCTACCCGGCCAGCACCCTGCAGCCCTGGCTGGTGATGGCCAACACCGGTGCGGGCTATGGCGGTGCGGAGGAGGGCTTCGCCTCCTACGGGATCGATCCCCTAATCAGCGAGGGGACCGGCTGGGCGCGCGGCATCGAACTCTTCGCGCAGAAACGGTTGTCGCAGGCTCCCTGGTACGGCCTGCTCAGCGTCAGCTATAACGAGGCGCAGTTCAAGGGTCTGGATGGCATCGGACGCCCCGGGAGTTTTGATCAGCGCTGGATTGCCAACCTCGGCGGCGGGTGGATCCCCAACAGCCGCTGGGAGTTCAGCACCCGGTTCCGGCTGGCTACCGGCCGGCCTTATACGCCCTACAATGCCGACTATAGCAGGTCGGGCGGCTTGTACAACACAGTCCGTATCGGGGTGAATCACTCCCTTGATCTCCGCGTCGACCGCCATTGGCAGACAGGCGGGATGGGTCTGATCACCTTCATCGATATTCAAAACATCTATAACCGCAAGTTCAAGGATGTGCCGCGCTGGAATGCCTTCAAAAAAGAACTCGACGAGACCTCCAGTATCGGCATTCTGCCGACTATCGGCATCAGTGCTGAATTCTAG
- a CDS encoding sugar ABC transporter ATP-binding protein, with amino-acid sequence MRHIRRVFPGVVALDDVHFDLFSGEVHVLLGENGAGKSTLVRILSGALPAGSGEILLDGKAVRIDSARRAQQLGIASIYQELNLIPALTAAENIFLGREPQRYGRIDQRALNERAQAFLDELHAGIDARSRIRDLGTAQQQMVEVARALSLQARILIMDEPTSALTEQEIAALFALIGRLLKNGVAVIYISHRFEELYEIGNRVTILRDGRFIATRSVAGSSREELIRLMVDRKLEDFPRVKTTRGEEALRVEGLSRRGVLDDISFTLHHGEVMGIAGLLGSGRTELARAIFGADPIDRGRILVHGRAVRIPSPRVAIQLGIGLLTEDRKHQGLVLGLPVTDNITLPSLNAFSRLGWIRRKAEHAAAANYAGRLHIRALSLGQPVRYLSGGNQQKVVLSKWLCSHAMILLFDEPTRGIDVGAKFEIYHLLNQLAADGAAILMISSELPEILGLSDRILVMCRGRIAAEFPTAAATPEKILSYALGEN; translated from the coding sequence ATGCGCCACATCCGCCGGGTTTTCCCCGGTGTCGTCGCGCTGGATGACGTTCACTTCGATCTCTTTTCGGGCGAGGTGCATGTTCTGCTGGGTGAGAATGGCGCCGGCAAATCCACCCTGGTCCGGATCCTCAGCGGAGCCCTCCCGGCTGGCAGCGGCGAAATCCTCCTCGACGGCAAAGCGGTCCGCATCGATTCCGCACGCCGGGCGCAGCAGCTGGGCATCGCCAGCATCTATCAGGAGCTGAATCTCATCCCCGCACTGACAGCCGCGGAGAATATCTTCCTCGGCCGGGAGCCGCAGCGATATGGCCGCATCGATCAGCGTGCGCTGAACGAACGCGCGCAGGCCTTCCTGGACGAGCTGCATGCGGGCATCGACGCTCGCAGCCGCATCCGCGATCTGGGCACCGCCCAACAGCAAATGGTTGAGGTGGCGCGCGCCCTCTCGCTGCAAGCACGCATCCTTATCATGGACGAACCCACCTCGGCCCTGACCGAACAGGAGATCGCAGCGCTTTTCGCCCTGATCGGCCGCCTCCTCAAGAACGGGGTTGCGGTGATCTATATCTCCCACCGCTTCGAGGAACTCTACGAAATCGGCAACCGCGTCACCATCCTGCGCGACGGCCGCTTTATCGCCACCCGGTCGGTCGCCGGGAGCTCCCGGGAGGAACTCATCCGCCTGATGGTCGACCGCAAGCTCGAGGACTTTCCGCGAGTCAAGACCACCCGGGGCGAGGAAGCCCTGCGCGTCGAAGGCCTCAGCCGCAGGGGCGTGCTCGACGATATCTCCTTCACGTTGCACCATGGCGAGGTGATGGGCATCGCCGGGCTCCTCGGCTCCGGACGCACCGAGCTGGCGCGTGCGATCTTCGGAGCCGACCCGATCGACCGCGGCCGCATCCTGGTCCACGGACGCGCGGTCCGCATCCCTTCGCCGCGGGTGGCCATCCAGCTGGGGATCGGCCTGCTGACGGAGGACCGTAAGCACCAGGGGTTGGTGCTCGGCCTCCCGGTCACCGACAACATCACGCTGCCGAGCTTGAATGCCTTCTCGCGACTGGGATGGATCCGCCGCAAAGCAGAGCATGCTGCTGCAGCGAACTACGCCGGGAGGCTGCACATCCGCGCCCTCAGCCTCGGCCAGCCGGTCCGCTATCTGAGCGGCGGCAATCAGCAAAAAGTGGTGCTGAGCAAGTGGTTGTGCTCACACGCAATGATCCTTCTCTTCGACGAGCCGACGCGCGGGATCGATGTGGGGGCCAAATTCGAAATCTATCATCTGCTGAACCAGCTCGCCGCTGATGGCGCCGCCATCCTGATGATCTCCTCCGAACTGCCGGAGATCCTCGGCCTGAGCGACCGGATCCTGGTTATGTGCCGCGGGCGCATCGCAGCCGAGTTCCCCACCGCGGCGGCGACACCGGAAAAGATACTGAGTTACGCTCTGGGAGAAAACTGA
- the rbsC gene encoding ribose ABC transporter permease (functions to transport ribose at high affinity; forms a complex with RbsA2C2B), translating into MRTKCLVLHYGRQLGTLMVLILLSLLLWGLSPHFMTLSNALNIAQQTSINAIIAAGMTFVIISAGIDLSVGSVLALAGVTMASSLKVGAPIPLAILLCLAIGFLCGSVNGLLVARGKLPPFIATLGMMSIARGGALIFTDGRPVSGFAEGFRTIANGEFLAVPIPVWVMLLVYFAAHLVLGRTKMGRYTYAIGGNEEAAVLSGVNVPFYKTLVYGLSGVLSGLAAVLLTARLNSAQPIAGMNYELDAIAATVIGGASLLGGEGHITGTLIGAFIMGVLRNGLNLLGVSSFVQQTVIGTVIIVAVLLDMAIKKRRI; encoded by the coding sequence TTGCGCACGAAATGCCTCGTTTTGCACTACGGCCGCCAGTTGGGCACTCTGATGGTGCTCATCCTCCTCTCGCTCCTGCTCTGGGGGCTCTCCCCCCATTTCATGACTCTTTCCAACGCCCTGAATATCGCCCAACAAACCTCCATCAATGCCATCATCGCCGCCGGAATGACCTTTGTGATCATCAGCGCCGGCATTGATCTCTCCGTCGGTTCGGTCCTGGCGCTGGCCGGCGTGACGATGGCCAGCAGCCTCAAGGTCGGTGCGCCGATCCCATTGGCCATCCTGCTCTGCCTGGCGATTGGATTCCTCTGCGGCAGCGTCAACGGCCTGCTCGTCGCACGCGGCAAGCTGCCTCCCTTCATCGCCACGCTGGGCATGATGAGCATCGCCCGCGGCGGCGCCCTGATCTTCACCGATGGCCGGCCGGTCTCGGGCTTTGCCGAGGGATTCCGCACCATCGCTAATGGCGAATTCCTGGCCGTGCCCATCCCGGTTTGGGTGATGCTGCTGGTCTATTTCGCCGCGCACCTGGTACTGGGGCGGACCAAAATGGGACGCTATACCTATGCCATCGGCGGTAACGAGGAGGCCGCGGTGCTCTCCGGGGTTAATGTCCCTTTTTACAAGACCCTGGTCTATGGGCTTTCTGGCGTGCTCAGCGGACTCGCGGCGGTTTTGCTGACGGCCCGTCTGAACTCGGCCCAGCCCATCGCCGGCATGAACTACGAACTGGACGCCATCGCTGCGACGGTGATCGGCGGCGCCAGCCTTTTGGGCGGAGAGGGACACATCACAGGCACTCTGATCGGGGCTTTCATCATGGGGGTATTGCGCAACGGACTCAACCTGCTCGGCGTTTCATCGTTCGTGCAGCAGACGGTGATCGGCACTGTGATCATTGTCGCCGTGCTGCTCGATATGGCGATCAAAAAACGCCGCATCTGA
- a CDS encoding TIGR01777 family oxidoreductase has translation MKIAISGATGLIGAGLSAYLQMQKHDIHPLVRQWPLHSARQIFWNPDKGEIDHTGLEGMDAVIHLAGENLAGRWTPRKKEQIMESRRVGTRLVAAALARLQRPPAVFISASATGFYGDRGEEVLDESSAGGSGFLAEVCAAWESAAEPARQAGIRVLHSRFGIILDPSGGALGRLLPLLRGGVGGKLGGGRQYWSWVTMTDVHRALAFLIETPGVSGPVNVTAPAPVTNAEFTRIAAHTLHRPVLFNVPAFALRLALGEMAQEMLLSSARVLPARLTSAGFHFHHPDLASALPAVLDRRR, from the coding sequence ATGAAAATCGCCATCTCCGGCGCGACCGGTCTGATTGGAGCCGGATTATCCGCTTATCTGCAAATGCAAAAACACGATATTCATCCTTTGGTGCGGCAGTGGCCGCTGCACTCCGCCCGGCAGATTTTCTGGAATCCAGACAAGGGGGAGATCGACCACACCGGCCTGGAGGGCATGGATGCCGTTATCCATCTGGCCGGAGAGAATCTGGCCGGCCGCTGGACACCCCGAAAGAAGGAACAGATCATGGAGAGCCGCCGGGTGGGGACCCGGCTGGTGGCCGCTGCGCTGGCCCGGCTGCAGAGGCCGCCGGCCGTCTTCATCAGCGCTTCAGCGACCGGTTTCTATGGCGACCGCGGCGAGGAGGTGCTGGATGAATCGTCGGCCGGCGGCAGTGGTTTTCTCGCGGAGGTCTGCGCAGCCTGGGAGAGTGCGGCCGAGCCCGCCCGCCAGGCCGGGATCCGGGTCCTGCACAGCCGCTTCGGGATCATCCTCGATCCGTCCGGCGGTGCGCTGGGGCGGCTGCTGCCGCTGCTGCGCGGGGGCGTCGGCGGCAAGCTCGGCGGCGGCCGACAGTACTGGAGCTGGGTGACGATGACCGATGTCCACCGCGCCCTGGCGTTCCTGATCGAAACGCCTGGAGTGAGCGGACCGGTCAATGTCACCGCTCCGGCGCCGGTAACGAACGCCGAGTTCACCCGCATCGCCGCTCACACCCTCCACCGCCCCGTCCTCTTCAACGTCCCCGCCTTCGCGCTGCGCCTGGCTCTGGGCGAGATGGCACAGGAGATGCTGCTGAGCAGCGCCCGGGTCCTCCCGGCCCGCCTCACTTCAGCCGGTTTTCACTTCCACCACCCTGACCTGGCCTCCGCGCTCCCTGCCGTACTCGACCGGCGCCGCTGA
- a CDS encoding pantothenate kinase, producing MIVGIDIGSTTTKAVAMAADGILCRLKTRAIDAITSATGIIGKLTLEKEVQIREIERIIITGVGASKIHGDIFAIPTSKVDEITAIGQGALFLQQRERVLIANIGTGTAFIEATKERITHLGGTGIGGGTIIGLSKALLKTTDFAHIMKLAGKGELRQVDLLIGDITDARISFLNKEATAANFGKMLDTAHPEDIALGLINLTYQVIGMLAVFAAQGKGYDMVVVTGNGSNNRIGQNILGEISRLYPVSFEYPADAEYATAIGAALS from the coding sequence ATGATCGTCGGAATTGATATCGGCAGCACCACCACCAAAGCCGTCGCGATGGCCGCGGACGGCATCCTCTGCCGGCTGAAAACCCGGGCCATCGACGCCATCACCTCCGCAACCGGCATCATCGGCAAACTGACGCTGGAAAAGGAGGTCCAGATCCGCGAGATCGAACGGATCATCATCACCGGGGTAGGCGCCAGCAAGATCCACGGCGATATCTTTGCCATTCCGACCAGCAAGGTCGATGAGATCACCGCCATCGGCCAAGGCGCCCTCTTCCTGCAGCAGCGGGAACGGGTGCTCATCGCCAACATCGGCACCGGGACCGCTTTCATCGAGGCTACAAAAGAGCGGATTACTCACCTTGGCGGAACGGGCATCGGCGGCGGGACGATCATCGGGTTGTCCAAGGCGCTGCTCAAGACCACCGATTTCGCCCATATCATGAAGTTGGCCGGCAAGGGGGAACTGCGGCAGGTGGACTTGCTGATCGGCGACATTACCGACGCCCGCATCAGTTTTCTCAACAAGGAGGCGACCGCGGCCAACTTTGGCAAGATGCTCGATACCGCCCATCCGGAGGATATCGCCCTCGGCCTGATCAACCTGACCTATCAGGTCATCGGCATGCTCGCCGTCTTCGCCGCGCAAGGGAAAGGATACGATATGGTCGTGGTCACCGGCAACGGCAGCAACAACCGGATCGGCCAGAACATCCTCGGCGAAATTTCCCGCCTCTACCCCGTCAGCTTCGAATATCCCGCGGATGCGGAGTATGCCACCGCCATCGGCGCCGCACTCTCCTGA
- a CDS encoding cytochrome c: MNPLTVPHDIPLQLPLPAGLVKHLLVLLFLVHILFVNFMLGGQTLAVLFEFAGLWRKKYDRLAYEIASTVTVNKSLAVVLGVAPLLAINVAYTLFFYSSTALIGFAWIMIILMATAAFLLTYLHKYTWERWGERHRALHLTVGAAAMVLFFSIALVFITNINLMILPGWWPRVAGFLSALLLPSALLRYLHFILATLAISSLFAAGWFGRSGFAMERLPGFTRGEVITLFFQIAFLITLLQFLAGPALLLSLPVQGHSLTVWLLFLTGAAVAMFLAWLLWREVDRPHEVLRGSYLALLALLTVTALFMAYGRHFYRERAVAPYHQAMLAKTETMMWDSRAAASRARMGLTKVVYASEGEKGFKTSCAACHGATTTIVGPPLTEVRTLYAGKPDALIAWAKAPGVKRGGAPMPSFKHLPDQLLHDIAEYILRGQ; encoded by the coding sequence ATGAATCCTCTGACTGTGCCTCATGACATTCCCTTGCAGTTACCCCTGCCTGCGGGGCTGGTCAAGCACCTGCTGGTACTGCTCTTTCTGGTTCATATCCTCTTTGTCAATTTCATGCTCGGCGGCCAGACTCTGGCGGTGCTTTTCGAGTTCGCCGGACTCTGGCGAAAAAAATACGACCGACTCGCTTATGAAATCGCTTCCACGGTCACGGTGAACAAAAGTCTCGCCGTGGTCCTCGGCGTGGCGCCCCTGCTGGCCATCAATGTGGCCTATACCCTTTTTTTTTACTCCTCGACGGCCTTGATAGGCTTCGCTTGGATCATGATCATCCTGATGGCCACGGCTGCCTTTCTCCTCACCTACCTGCATAAATACACCTGGGAGCGCTGGGGCGAACGCCATCGGGCCCTTCATTTGACCGTCGGCGCGGCGGCGATGGTGCTTTTTTTCAGCATCGCCCTGGTCTTCATCACCAACATCAATCTGATGATCCTGCCCGGCTGGTGGCCGCGCGTGGCCGGTTTCCTCTCGGCGTTGCTGCTCCCGAGCGCCCTGCTGCGCTATCTCCACTTCATCCTCGCCACCCTGGCCATTTCGAGCCTGTTCGCAGCGGGCTGGTTCGGCCGTTCTGGTTTCGCGATGGAACGATTGCCCGGGTTTACCCGCGGCGAGGTCATCACGCTCTTTTTCCAGATCGCTTTCCTGATCACCCTGCTGCAATTCCTCGCCGGACCAGCTTTGCTGCTCTCCCTGCCGGTGCAGGGCCACTCCCTGACCGTTTGGCTGCTCTTTCTCACCGGCGCAGCGGTTGCCATGTTCCTCGCCTGGCTGCTGTGGCGGGAGGTGGATCGGCCGCATGAGGTGTTGCGCGGCAGCTACTTGGCCCTTCTCGCCCTGCTGACGGTCACAGCCCTCTTTATGGCCTACGGCCGCCATTTTTACCGCGAGCGCGCCGTCGCGCCATACCATCAAGCGATGCTGGCCAAGACCGAGACGATGATGTGGGATTCGCGCGCCGCCGCCTCCCGGGCGCGTATGGGATTAACCAAGGTCGTCTATGCCTCCGAGGGGGAGAAGGGTTTCAAGACCAGCTGTGCCGCCTGCCATGGGGCGACCACGACCATCGTCGGACCACCCCTCACCGAGGTGCGCACCCTTTACGCCGGCAAACCCGATGCACTGATCGCCTGGGCCAAGGCTCCGGGTGTCAAGCGCGGCGGAGCGCCGATGCCCTCCTTCAAGCATCTGCCGGACCAGCTGCTCCACGACATCGCAGAATATATCCTCCGGGGTCAATGA
- a CDS encoding c-type cytochrome — MDFPIFHLDFIGDRMLIAITAIVHVIINHPMAVGAIPMATLLEWIAYRKKWADLDRLAYKITFVFFVITTSLGAMTGVGIWFTTSLVNPDAIGSLIRVFFWAWFSEWVVFFLEVVFIMVYFLTWKPWNRARKRLHLWTGLCLSLFSWLTMAIITGILGFMMNTGRWMPYSHEWVPESSLFIAFFNPLYLPQLIFRTSVAFLGAGLFFLFLIPFFTKRTAEVRGRAVRPISLWVLGWLPVAIAGAFFYWHRIPVYMQANAPVALATQDFTRWYQTILWFLFGMAAIVPLAALWGALKPKKLPAAALVIPFIAVATLLGTFERLREFVRKPWIIQGYLYASGLRAQDYPLYKEEGVLSRATWVRHHQVTEENKLEAGGEVFMVSCSRCHTLSGVNSVRTRFQKLFPANKWQEDQLAAYISTMHNVRIFMPPFPGNDAELKALSAWLTANQHLALRAEGGQTALLPNAPVLK; from the coding sequence ATGGATTTTCCCATTTTCCATCTCGATTTCATCGGCGACCGCATGCTCATTGCCATCACCGCCATCGTCCATGTCATCATCAACCATCCCATGGCGGTGGGGGCCATCCCGATGGCGACGCTGCTGGAGTGGATCGCCTACCGCAAAAAATGGGCGGACCTGGACCGGCTTGCCTACAAGATCACCTTTGTCTTTTTTGTCATCACCACCTCGCTTGGTGCGATGACCGGCGTCGGCATCTGGTTTACCACCTCGCTGGTCAACCCGGATGCCATCGGCAGCCTGATCCGCGTTTTCTTCTGGGCCTGGTTCAGTGAATGGGTGGTCTTTTTCCTCGAAGTGGTCTTCATCATGGTCTATTTCCTCACCTGGAAGCCCTGGAACAGAGCGAGGAAGCGGCTGCATCTCTGGACCGGCTTGTGCCTGAGCCTTTTCTCCTGGCTGACCATGGCGATCATCACCGGCATCCTTGGATTCATGATGAACACCGGCCGGTGGATGCCCTACAGCCATGAATGGGTGCCCGAATCGAGCCTCTTCATTGCCTTTTTCAATCCCCTTTATCTGCCGCAGCTCATCTTCAGGACTTCCGTGGCCTTTCTGGGCGCAGGACTCTTTTTTCTCTTTCTCATCCCCTTTTTCACCAAGCGCACCGCGGAGGTGCGCGGGCGCGCAGTGCGCCCGATCAGCCTCTGGGTGTTGGGCTGGCTGCCGGTCGCCATCGCCGGGGCGTTTTTTTACTGGCACCGCATCCCGGTCTACATGCAGGCCAACGCCCCCGTCGCGCTGGCGACGCAGGATTTTACCCGATGGTACCAGACCATCCTCTGGTTTCTCTTCGGCATGGCCGCGATCGTCCCCCTGGCCGCCCTCTGGGGCGCCCTGAAACCGAAAAAGCTGCCGGCCGCCGCCCTGGTCATCCCCTTCATTGCAGTCGCCACGCTGCTCGGCACCTTCGAACGGCTGCGCGAGTTTGTACGCAAGCCCTGGATCATCCAGGGCTATCTCTATGCCAGCGGCCTACGCGCCCAGGATTACCCGCTCTACAAGGAGGAGGGCGTGCTTTCCCGGGCTACCTGGGTGCGCCATCATCAGGTGACCGAGGAGAACAAACTGGAAGCGGGGGGAGAGGTCTTTATGGTCTCCTGCAGCCGCTGCCACACCCTGAGCGGGGTCAACAGCGTCCGCACCCGGTTTCAAAAGCTTTTTCCCGCCAACAAATGGCAGGAGGATCAACTCGCCGCCTATATCAGCACGATGCATAATGTGCGCATTTTCATGCCGCCGTTTCCGGGAAATGATGCGGAGCTCAAGGCCTTGAGTGCCTGGCTGACCGCCAATCAGCATCTTGCCCTCCGCGCAGAGGGGGGGCAGACCGCCTTGCTGCCCAATGCGCCGGTGTTGAAATAG
- a CDS encoding sugar ABC transporter substrate-binding protein: MEKRVLLLLLLGLLTGCQQQPKGSGAPAVALVMKTLNNPFFVEMQQGAEEAAARLQVQLIVQAAERELDVEKQMQIIENLIQRRVAAICLTPSGSREVIPAICKANRAGIPVLIIDSGVDSAALAEAGGKVATFIGSDNFEGGRLAGQMVVDKLGGKGNVAILEGIPGHETGDSRLRGFHAAIDRVPGIRLVASQTANFERDQGYTVFQNILQSHPEVQAVFGCNDMMALGAIEAIAAAGRTQDILVVGFDAITDAREAIQAGRMAASIAQNPRAMGKLAVENSLRVLRGEHLPAVIPVPIELVH; encoded by the coding sequence ATGGAAAAACGCGTTTTGTTGCTGCTTCTGTTGGGCCTGCTGACCGGCTGTCAGCAGCAGCCGAAAGGGAGCGGCGCCCCCGCCGTAGCCCTGGTCATGAAGACTCTCAACAATCCCTTTTTCGTGGAGATGCAGCAGGGAGCAGAGGAGGCGGCCGCCCGGTTGCAGGTGCAGCTGATCGTCCAGGCGGCTGAGCGTGAGCTCGATGTCGAAAAGCAGATGCAGATCATCGAGAATCTCATCCAGAGGAGGGTCGCCGCGATATGTCTGACCCCGTCCGGCTCCCGCGAGGTCATCCCCGCCATTTGCAAGGCCAACCGCGCCGGCATTCCGGTGCTGATCATCGACTCGGGGGTCGACTCGGCTGCGCTGGCCGAGGCCGGCGGCAAGGTGGCTACCTTCATCGGCTCGGACAATTTTGAGGGCGGCCGCCTGGCGGGGCAGATGGTCGTCGACAAACTCGGTGGCAAGGGGAATGTGGCGATCCTCGAGGGCATTCCGGGGCACGAGACCGGCGATTCGCGTTTGCGGGGATTCCATGCCGCGATCGACCGGGTGCCCGGCATCCGGCTCGTCGCGTCCCAGACCGCCAACTTTGAGCGGGATCAGGGCTACACGGTCTTCCAGAATATTTTGCAATCTCACCCCGAAGTGCAAGCGGTCTTTGGCTGCAACGACATGATGGCGCTCGGCGCTATCGAGGCCATCGCCGCGGCGGGCCGGACGCAGGATATCCTTGTTGTCGGTTTTGATGCTATCACCGATGCCCGCGAAGCCATCCAGGCGGGTCGAATGGCGGCTTCGATCGCCCAGAATCCGCGCGCCATGGGCAAGCTGGCGGTTGAAAACAGTCTCCGCGTGCTCCGTGGTGAGCACCTTCCGGCTGTGATCCCGGTCCCGATCGAACTGGTGCATTAG